Below is a genomic region from Brassica oleracea var. oleracea cultivar TO1000 chromosome C9, BOL, whole genome shotgun sequence.
AGAGGAACGTTCTGTCTTTGTTGATAGGCAGTGATCATCAACACAAACGAACAACAATACTCTCTATACATAGATCATGGGGAGCGATTTCAGAGCTTCTTACTCAGTCTTCGCCGCTTGAACTGGAATCGATGTGTTGTTCTCCATGTACCTCAGATTTATCGGCAAATCTACAGCCTTTGAGTTTTATGGCTTTGAAGAAAAGAAACACAGATTAATATCTGAGGAAGCAAAAGCCACGACCAAGTTCTTTATGTCCTGATCTGAAACATCAGATATCCTATGTAAATTATATCTCTTTGATAACCTGAAGACCATTAAATTGCTTTTGTGTTGTGTTAATAAATTCTTGAAGATTACTGATGCGTCATTGATGATTACCTCAAGAAGAGTTAAGCCAACGAAGTAAAGTCTTAAAAAGTTATGAATCATGTTGACATCTCTTAAGAAACCTGTTTATTATGAAAAGTAATTTTTTTTATGATAGGAACTGAATGATAAGAAGAGATTGGCAACAAGTGGAGCAGGCTTTGCTAGGGCATTCACTGTCCAGTTCGGAAGCTGCAAGTTCAGTGAGAATTTCATTGGATGTCAGGATCTTGCCAAACAAAAAGTTCTTTACAGATAATCTTTTCTTTCTCTCTTTGGGAGATCGTTAGATGAAGAGATTATCATGTCCTTTGTTTTGTATATGCATAAAGTTAGGTACCACTAATCTCAGAATATTTGGCGTTAGAATGCGAAGGCAAAGACAAGTACAAGTGTGGTTCCAATGTTTTCTGGAAATGGTGAACATGTCTTGTTTGTTGTTCTAATCCATTCTTATATAAACTCAACAATAAATCTATCTATTTGTTTCTGAGGAAGGTAAAGACGTCGAATAAAATAAGTGACTCCACTGTCACCCAAAAGAGAGAAGATTACCAAGTTTGGGGATAATGATGAATGGAATGCTGCACAAGTACCAAAGAGTAAACACATCGATTAATAAATTTTCATTCTCCTGTCCGGCTGCAAAATGAAAACGCAAAGAACATTTGAACTAACCTCTTGTAAAGTAATAAGAAACAGACATCAATGTACAAACTATATACTCTCGTTTTCAGAGAGAGAGGTTGTTTCCATAACAGAAAAAAATTCCACGGTTAGAGATGGAGAACATATATAGGACAACAACATTGAATGAAAGTAAGAACAATGATGAAGGGCAGTGATAAAAAACAATTTATGAATTTGTTAAGAATTTTATTTTCAAAGGTTGTGTCTTAAATTTATACGAAACTAAAATTTTACCATTAGATTGCATAACAAAGCAAGGTAAGTCCTATTTCAAGCAGACTAGTAATGAAGATATTTTCTTTCTGAGAAAAGAGTGACGAAGAGATCTGAGTGGATAGACTTACGAGCCATCAAGCCATTCAGAATCAAGGAAGTTGCTGCCACCTTTAACGGCCGGGATCCAAGATTTTTTGGACTGAGAAGCCGCAGACGCGACAATCAGAGTTTTCCGGCCAACTCTTACAGCTCCTGTTTCAAGCCGCTCCGAAACAGGGCGGCACTCCTCTTGCCTCCAGCGAGGAACGAAGAACCTAGCCCACTGAGAACAGATCCGGAGTCTCTCTCTTAATATGGATGGGTATACAGTTTAGAAAGGTACCTTTTAGAGATGAGTGGTTTTGAACCACGATTATACAGAGTTATAAACTCTAAAATCTGGATTAGATGCGTTAACAGAAGATATTTATCTTCTGAAATTGAGGACAGCAAACACCGTAAAGACAGGTATAGTAGCGATCTTAAAGGAAAATATATCTTCCTTTACAAGTGAATCATAATAATAAAGAATCATTCGAACGTTCACGACTTGGCAAAGTGTTTTTTATCAGATCAAATTGTTAAAGAAACCTAAATTCGTGAACACATGTTGGTTTTAGAGTTACATCATCGACACCGTTATGACTTCACACGAAAACATAAATCTAGACCAACAGAGACTGCAATCTGTAATTTTAAATGACCAAATCAATAGAACTTAAATATCGGACTGGTTCAAATGACAATTTACATGGATTCTTCTCAACGAAAAATCAGTCCGTATAAGAGAACAATCGGAAGGAAGAGAATAGCAAAGAGGATGACATTTATAATTTTTTCAAGAGGTGCCATTGTTATTTGAAGGAATGGGTTCGTTCGGGGAAGACAAAAGACTTCATTTGCTTTAATAAAAGATGACATCATCATTTTAAAGGAAACTAAATTTTGTCCGCTAGATTGCATAATTAAAACAAGCTTGACCATTAGATACAATTTTTTTTTTCCTATAAAAAAGTGATGAGTTCAGCAGTTACAAAAAACAGTTTGCTATTATATATTTTTCAAGAGATGCCATTGTTATTTGAAGGAATGGGTTCGTTCGGGGAAGACAAAAGACGTCATTTGCTTTAGTAAAAGATGACATCATCATTTTAAAGGAAACTAAATCTTGTCCGCTAGATTGCATAATTAAAACAAGCTTGACCATTAGATACAATTTTTTTTTCCTATAAAAAAGTGATGACTTCAGCAGTTACAAAAAACAGTTTGCTATTATATATAGATATTTGTTAGAAAGATTTACACTAGTTTTCGAGTTTATTATTTTACTCTGAGACAGTTTCAACTACCAGAACACTTTCTCTCATTTCAACACATTCTTTCTTCTTTCCCGCATATGAAAATTCATTACTATCATTTTCTATTATCTCTCTTTAAAATCTAACAAAAATACAAAAACAAATTATGTAGCCATAAATCAATCACTTTTTCTCTTTCTCTTTCCTTATCTCTTAAATTTTTTTCTTTCTTTCTCATACAATTTTTTTTTGTAAAACAAATCATGCTCAGAAAAAGATGAAGATTATAATGAAGATGAAAAACACATGACGATGGAGTTCGATTTTGTAACCCTTAGTCGGCCTCATATAGAACCAGTAGAAGAATAAAATAAGGAAAGAGAAGATGACAGAGTTGATGATGAAGACGGCGCCGACAGTAAGAACAAAGACGACGACGGCAAGGATGACGAAGGTGAATGTGAGGTATGATTCTGAGATAATAAGTTTGTATGGAATCATCAGCATCAACGATTGGAATCCTCGACTCATTTTCCACCGTGGATTTAACCATCGTTCCGGTGATGGATAGATAACTCCGATGAACTCGGTTTGTCTATATGGCTGCTTCCTTATAAATTCAATGAAGTGGTTATGACGGAACTGAAATCTACTGAGTTCTTGTCTTCTGATTAAAATTTCAACGAAGCGGTTATGACTGAACTGAACAACAACTCTGGTTGTCATCGTTGAAGGTGTAAAGATTTGTAATTTTTGAATGCACATACCCGTCTTTGTGAATTACACAGACCATTGTTTGGTTTGTAATCAGTGTACATGTAGATTTTTTAAACTGATGTACACGTGGACAGTCAAACATTGTGTACACATGGATAGTCAAAAGTTGTAAGGGAAATTTAAGAAGGATTATTATCAAAGATTTTATATTTATCTTACCTCTCTTAATGTGTTTTCACTGATCAACATATATACTGCTGCAAAATAGTATTCCACATGTACACATAATTTTCAGTATCCACATGTACATTTATGTGTACAAGAGAGTAAAAGATGGACAGTGATTTGGCGTTGCAATGAATGTTGCATTTTAATGTTTTACATATATAATGACAAATACCATCGACTTGTATTTTATTAAGTTATTTGCAATTATTACACCATAAATAAATATGATTGAATCAAGTCTTAAAGACTAAACTTCAGTGTGCATGTGTACATCAAAGTGCAGGTGTACATGTGGACACCCACGAGTACATGTACATGTAAAACACTTCCAAACAAAGAATGCGAGTGTTTATTTTACTTGGACAATGCTTCTCCTCTAAAACTTATCAAACTAAAACAAACCAAATCTTCTTACTAAGCCAGCTTCAATGTTGTATATCTCTCATACAGAATGGGTACCCGTTTTTTGGTCGATGCGCCACAGCCATCAGATGCAACATTTGATATTTTTTATACATGGCTTTCACAATAAAAAAATCATAAGAATATTACTTAGTACAAGACATTCCTGTTGGACACAATTTTAGTCAATACCGAAATGGGCCACAATCAAAGGCATGAGCCGAGACAAGCTGAGGCCCACAAAGAGAATTCGAGCTCGAGAAGGAGTCGCGGAGGTCGCAGAGATCGCGTAACAAGAAGCTGAGATCACGGAGCAACCATGGGGATCTCAGAATCGACTTACTATAAAGGAAGGAGAAGAAACACGGAAGAGGACACGGTGAAAACCCTAGAGAGAGCTACACATTCACATCGATCTTGTTGTCTTCCCACTTTTAGATTCTCCTTTTATCGATCTCGTTTGTATCATTCGATCTAGCTCAATTTATTGTATTCAATCCCAGTTATCAATAAAGTCCATTTTTGCCTACCAGAAACTATTTAACATTGTTGTGTTCTAAAGATATCGTTGCCCTCATCATTTGTCTTCCCTAGATCAAACCCCGATCACTATCAAATAATTTGTGTAGATTTTAGGTCCTACATTTTGGCGCCGACTGTGAGGAAGATAAACGAAAAACATCTTTGCTAAGAAACCGATCTAAGTTTCCTAAGCGCGACTATGGATCCCAACCAAACATCAGGAACAACTCCTTCGGGAATCAACGACATCGATCCTATCGCATCCAACTCAGGAGCCGGAGTAACCCCGATTGGATTAACGGGAGCCAATGATGCGACCGAAACAGCCCCGACGCAATGAATCCCTCCGATCGGGACTTCGAATCAAGATCGATCTCTTCCGATCAACCAGACGACAATCCCGGAACGAACTGGAGCTCGAGTTTGGAACCGTCCTGGGGACAGACCACCCTCCGACGATCCGACTCGATCCCAATCCAGACCGATTTTGCCGACTCCTCTAGCCCAAACCCGAGGAGAACTACCCGAACTCCGAGGAATGATGACAACTCTAATCGACCAGATTCGAAGTCAAAGGGTCACCAATCAAGCCCTTACTAACAGACTGGATCAAGCTGAAAGGGAACTCGCAGAGTATCGAGCTGCAAACGTTCGAGAAAGAAACCGAACACCCCTCGATCCGTTAAGGACGACATCCAATGTACAAAGTACAGGACTGTTCGGCACTCCAGGAATCGATCCCAAGTGCCCGATCCGGACGATACACGGGAAAAAATTCGCATCAACCCCCGTCGCAGGGCATCGCGCACAGAAGTTTAAGCTACAGTGGATTGGAAAAAATCGAAACCGAACTCCAACGACCACGAAGCACCCTGACCCAATTCCATAATGGGTCAACAGAGAGGCAGGGGGAGCCAAGGACACGAACCTCACCACCAAACCATTCCATCCCCGAGAATTGAACTCCATCTGCAACGAGGACCTTCCATCAGGCGGGGCTCGACAACCTTACGGAACAAACTGGAAGACACGATCTTCGTGGTCCCATCAATATCGACCCCCAAAGGGAAAATTTGGGAATCCCGAGCGAAACCGGAACCTTCCAGAATTATATTGAAAGGAACGACGCCAAGCTCAAAAGAATACACGCGATCGTACACATGGGGACGAGCTCTACTCCCGACATCGACATGGTCATCGAGGAAACAAGAAGGACCCCGTTTACAAACAGAATCGCCAGTGTAAGACTACATCACATCGGGAAACTAAAATTCCCCGAATACGCCGGAAGCACAGACCCAAAAGCCCATGTGCGAGCCTTCCGTCTAGCAATATCAAGGGCACACCTCACCGACGACGAAAAAGAAGCAGGGTACTGCCGTTTTTTCACCGAAAACCTCACTGGAGCCGCACTGGAATGGTTCACCGGACTAGAAGAAAACTCTATCGACAACTTCACCCAGGTTGTGTCTACGTTCTTAAAACAATACACAGTCTTCATAGAGACAAAAGTTAACGAGGCAGACCTTTGGAATCTCAAACAAGCACCCTACGAACCTCTAAGAACATACATAAACAAGTTCCGAGAAATCAAGGCCAAAATTTCGCTTCCAAACGAGGTTGTCGCCCTAGCAGCATTGAAGAACAATGTTTCGTTCTCATCCAAGTTTAGGGAAGAACTCGCGGTTCAAACAGCGTTAAAAGAACAGTATAGCGCAAATAAGAATAATGCAATCAAAAAGCCGGCAACTCCTAAAGAACAAGCCACCAAGGGGCAACACTCCTACTCAATAAATAATTCGCCGCAGAAATCGTCGACATACGACCTCAGCAAATACTGTGCCTTCCACGAACGCAAGGGCCATTCAACCGAGGAATGCCGAGCCACACTTCGCAATCAAAACGAAAATAAGAAAACTAACGAAGAAGCCGGAGAAGAAGAAGAGGAGCCAGTGACTCCGAAATCCAACCGAAAAGCCAAAGTCCCGATGAACAAAAGAGGTATGGAGATCGAGCATGAATCACCAAGCTCTCCACCCCCGACTCTGAAGAAAAGAGTCG
It encodes:
- the LOC106315203 gene encoding uncharacterized protein LOC106315203, with amino-acid sequence MGTSSTPDIDMVIEETRRTPFTNRIASVRLHHIGKLKFPEYAGSTDPKAHVRAFRLAISRAHLTDDEKEAGYCRFFTENLTGAALEWFTGLEENSIDNFTQVVSTFLKQYTVFIETKVNEADLWNLKQAPYEPLRTYINKFREIKAKISLPNEVVALAALKNNVSFSSKFREELAVQTALKEQYSANKNNAIKKPATPKEQATKGQHSYSINNSPQKSSTYDLSKYCAFHERKGHSTEECRATLRNQNENKKTNEEAGEEEEEPVTPKSNRKAKVPMNKRGMEIEHESPSSPPPTLKKRVDMISWGQNSNTTDEFKSQTEGKIRLEISVAIHKIEKPDEDTPPPQVTKYNPNKRPPSPKFLNFKQKNKMTKIRELLEKPIQSQSVWGQRHYRPAPIKRWNLPAHNEGKKWIDFIYGGSKFCNSVNSIKAYQRRAKNNVGIREPLAGPDHEITFKENETADLDKPHDDTLVIRIDVGGCELSRVMIDTRSSADVLFYEVFKKMGFTKALVKQERTPLTGFAGETTYSLGSIELAVIAGEVRK